TGTTAGACCCACTACATCAAAGTTGGTGGATACACAGACCCACATTTGCAAATCGAAATGACCTTTAATTCTTTTATCATGGTATACATATCTAGCAAGCGTTGTCTTCCCAATTCCACCAATACCAACCACTGGCAAAATATTCAGATCACCAGATTCCCCCTTTATCAACAGGTCTATTATCTTGTCTCTTTCTGCATCCCTCCCATACACTTGACATTCAGTTGAAAAAGAAGTTGTCATCTGAGCATTGCTGGCAATATTCTGACTCTTACTTGAATTCTCGCTCGGAGACATGCCATCATAGGTGGAATGGATACTCCCTGCCTCAGCCTTGTACTCTGCAAATTGCAACAATCATGAGTAGTTGGTTAATGTTGCATCTAGTCTCTAATTAAACTAGTATTAATTCAGTTGCTTTCAAACTACATCATATGCTAAGGAACCCATCTTACCATCTTCTGGGCCTTCCTGTGAAGATTGGGAATCCATTTTCACATCCACCCCCACAATATGTTGTGGGCCCCAACTTTTGAAATCATAGGTGGGAGGCTTAGGGAGCATTTTAGCATCTTTGTAGATAGTAGATTCTGCAGACCAATACATTTATGAGAAATGTAAAACCTGTATCCCCCAAGAAATAAAGTGTTGCTTTCGACTTTCAGAAGTTCATACAAACAAATGCCATAATTAGAATTTAGCAGTGGAACATATACTACTATAGATTCTTTACAACGACACCTAAATTATCAGACACACCCGTGATGGCAAGTTCACAAAAGTTGCGGTTTTATTTGTTTAGTTATCGAATGGCAAGTCCAGCAGCCCCACTATCATTACCCTCTATACCTAATAGGTAGAAAGTGAGAAAAAGGTGTTCTGTAATCCTCTATAGCCATTGCAAATCGTTTGGCTAACAGAGTGCATAATGTGGCAAATAAGGCACGAGCTAATCCACACAAAAATAGCCTACATTTTATGATGCAACATAAATACAGATATATTCGTACAGAAACAATAATTTATTCCGCAAAAAAATATTTGTGTAATTTGGATCAACTCGTCAAATACATGTATCCAACTCCAACCTATATCTTTGACCATCATATCCTTGGTCAAGCACTATACACGCAAATTTAGCTATGAATGATACACTTGTAGTCCTTGTTCAGTAAACTAAGACAAGAACTATATATTAGCCTTGACACCCATTCCATTTTTTTTATGTATTGAAAAGAATAGGGCTTAAATATGAATCAATTATTCTTACCTTCTTCAATGTGTGTAGACAAGGACTCCACCGCTTCGATGATTTCCTCTTCCTCCACCATATTATGTCCGTCCGATATTTGAACTTGTGGCGGCGGAATGTTAGAGGATCTTGTGGCAACCTCCCAAATCCCTGCGTCCCCCAAGGTGATCTCAACATGGAGATTTTTGAGAGAACTGAGATACTTGATGCCATAATCACCAAACACAGGATCTCTCTGTCCCTGCACGTAGCACAGAAGCCCAAGCCTTGCTAGCTTCGGCAGAGCCTCTGGTTCGGTTACCAACCCTGTCCAACTATTCAAGCAAGTGAGTGTAAATTTCGTCAGACAGTGGAACAACCCGGGCTGAACCACTATCCTTTGTTCTGCGGCTGCAACCTGCGATGATATGCTGAGAACTAACAGAGCTGGCAGGGATCCCAAAACATTCATCATTTCCTCTTCCACTTGATAAACCCTGATGTCGAGGAAATCAAGGTTGACAAGCGAGATTATCCTCTCTGGAATTCTGGGGAAATAATATCCTCCGCTCAAATAGAGTTTCTGAAGAGACTGAGGATGAGGTGACCAAGAATCCAAGAAACTGAGAGAAGAACCATATTTGCTTTCGATGCTTAGAGATTGGAGCTTGGATAGTTCCTTCAGCGACAAGAGTAGATTATCCTCATATCCTTTAATATCACCGCACACATCGGAAATGGACCATATTAGTTGGACAATCCTCAGTTTAGTCAACTGTCCCACACCCAACAGTGAATTTGTTGAGTTGGTGGTGTTAACTTGAATCCCTGAAAGCTCCTCCAGAGACTGCATGTCGCCAACTCCATCTGGCAATTCCACATTACAGACAAGTAAATATACCAAACGCCATAAGCCAAGAATGCTTGTTGGCAGCCTTCTGATGGAAGTCTTGGTAAGATCAAGAGTCTCAAGAAACTGCAGTTCCCCTATCTGTTCAGGAAGCTCAACAACTCCACTCATTTGGAGTCCCAAATACTTCAACTGAAAAAGGCTCCCTATAGTTCCAAGATAGTTTTTACATGGATCTCCCTGAACATCCAAATCTAACACCCGTAACGCTCGATTATTTGAAAGGATCGGTGCACTTTGAGCAGACCCAAAAACTGTGAGTGAGCGGATGGGAGAAGCAGATATGGTTGATGGAATTGGAAAATGTTTTTGACCATGGTAGTTGAGAGATAACCGTCGGACCTTGTCTGTTGTGCGGAATTCTTGAGCCTGTCCATCAACCAACATACCAAAGTTTTCTTCAGCAGATATGGATTCA
Above is a window of Triticum aestivum cultivar Chinese Spring chromosome 6B, IWGSC CS RefSeq v2.1, whole genome shotgun sequence DNA encoding:
- the LOC123139826 gene encoding uncharacterized protein; its protein translation is MSGVVELPEQIGELQFLETLDLTKTSIRRLPTSILGLWRLVYLLVCNVELPDGVGDMQSLEELSGIQVNTTNSTNSLLGVGQLTKLRIVQLIWSISDVCGDIKGYEDNLLLSLKELSKLQSLSIESKYGSSLSFLDSWSPHPQSLQKLYLSGGYYFPRIPERIISLVNLDFLDIRVYQVEEEMMNVLGSLPALLVLSISSQVAAAEQRIVVQPGLFHCLTKFTLTCLNSWTGLVTEPEALPKLARLGLLCYVQGQRDPVFGDYGIKYLSSLKNLHVEITLGDAGIWEVATRSSNIPPPQVQISDGHNMVEEEEIIEAVESLSTHIEEESTIYKDAKMLPKPPTYDFKSWGPQHIVGVDVKMDSQSSQEGPEDEYKAEAGSIHSTYDGMSPSENSSKSQNIASNAQMTTSFSTECQVYGRDAERDKIIDLLIKGESGDLNILPVVGIGGIGKTTLARYVYHDKRIKGHFDLQMWVCVSTNFDVVGLTLQILELVCEDRSYEKKSSLNKLQEILLENIRNKRFLLVLDDMWEDTDRSGWIKLLAPLKSNQANGCMVLATTRTKSVAKMIRTMDEITLSGLDEKEFWLFFKACAFRNDNCEHHPCLQSIGKQIAKALKGCPLAARSVGALLSTDVSYKHWTAVWDKWKSHQEYPDDILPILNLSYDYLPVHLQRCFSYCSLFPKDYRFNEEVLVYAWMSQSFVQCEDPAMRLEETGQKYFDRLVDLGFFQKDGSLCVMHDLMHELAVMVSSNECATVHGLKPERFDKIP